The Streptomyces aurantiacus genome includes a region encoding these proteins:
- a CDS encoding sensor histidine kinase, producing the protein MLGRVPVRAVLVDALLVAVASVDVWLQLEYDTPLEVALSAAACAALAMRRRFPLTVFMLSLPAALFSSVVVAPLAALYTLAERSRDRRLLIVCATASAVASALPWPLSEYATDDRIWTFIDFVYLLATAAAPVFLGQLVQARRDAASRLAEIEEAREHERRLHAQGVLARERAQLAREMHDVVSHQVSLIAVRAGALQVGAKDAETCEAARTIRELSVTTLDELRHMVTLLRASGGRATELTPQPTLAELRQLVDTSGIEVTLEGELPSGIGAPAQRAVYRTVQEALTNVRKHAPGATATVRLWQECDELGVTVTNTPPTRPTLELPSSQQGLIGLGERAENLAGSFEAGPTATGGYRAHLRLPATAD; encoded by the coding sequence ATGCTGGGCCGGGTTCCCGTGCGGGCCGTACTGGTCGACGCCCTGCTCGTCGCTGTCGCGTCCGTGGACGTCTGGCTCCAGCTCGAGTACGACACCCCGCTGGAGGTGGCCCTGTCGGCCGCCGCCTGCGCGGCGCTGGCCATGCGGCGGCGATTCCCGCTGACGGTGTTCATGCTGTCGCTGCCCGCCGCGCTGTTCTCGTCGGTCGTCGTGGCGCCCCTGGCCGCCCTCTACACACTGGCCGAGCGCAGCCGCGACCGGCGGCTGCTCATCGTCTGCGCCACCGCGTCGGCGGTGGCCTCCGCGCTGCCGTGGCCGCTGTCGGAGTACGCGACGGACGACCGCATCTGGACGTTCATCGACTTCGTCTACCTGCTGGCGACGGCGGCCGCCCCGGTCTTCCTGGGCCAGCTGGTCCAGGCCCGGCGCGATGCCGCTTCCCGCCTGGCCGAGATCGAGGAGGCACGGGAGCACGAGCGCCGACTGCACGCCCAGGGCGTACTGGCCCGCGAACGGGCCCAGCTGGCGCGGGAGATGCACGACGTCGTCTCCCACCAGGTGAGCCTCATCGCCGTGCGGGCCGGGGCCCTCCAGGTCGGCGCGAAGGACGCCGAGACGTGTGAGGCGGCCCGGACGATCCGCGAGCTCAGCGTGACCACGCTGGACGAACTGCGGCACATGGTCACGCTGTTGCGTGCCTCCGGCGGCCGTGCGACCGAGCTGACTCCGCAGCCGACCCTGGCCGAGCTGCGGCAACTGGTCGACACGAGCGGCATCGAGGTGACACTGGAGGGCGAACTGCCGTCCGGTATCGGGGCCCCGGCCCAGCGCGCGGTCTACCGGACCGTGCAGGAGGCCCTCACGAACGTGCGCAAGCACGCGCCCGGCGCCACCGCGACGGTCCGGCTGTGGCAGGAGTGCGACGAGCTCGGCGTGACGGTCACCAACACTCCGCCGACCCGCCCCACGCTCGAACTGCCCAGTTCCCAGCAGGGGTTGATCGGACTCGGCGAGCGGGCCGAGAACCTCGCCGGTTCCTTCGAGGCGGGCCCCACGGCCACCGGCGGCTACCGCGCACACCTGCGGCTGCCCGCGACGGCGGACTGA
- a CDS encoding response regulator, whose translation MIRVQVVDDEALIRSGFELILNAAVDIEVVATSTGAEAAGTVTRLRPDVVLLDIRMPDVDGLTVLREIRTMPDAPVVAMLTTFDSDEYIVTALRSGAAGFILKDTEPEQLAQLVRTLAAGGVVLSPKASRSMLHGHPGHEAADDDPGVRRVGLLSGRECEVLVLVAEGLSNADVGARIHLSAGTVKDHVSAILTKLRVGSRVQAALLAQRAGLLDGQGQGPGETPGRGPGEGPGRHRDAER comes from the coding sequence GTGATCCGGGTTCAGGTAGTGGATGACGAGGCCCTGATCCGGTCCGGCTTCGAACTGATTCTCAACGCGGCCGTCGACATCGAGGTCGTCGCCACCTCCACCGGCGCCGAGGCGGCCGGCACGGTGACGCGGCTGCGGCCCGACGTGGTGCTGCTGGACATCCGGATGCCGGACGTGGACGGACTGACCGTACTGCGGGAGATCCGGACGATGCCCGACGCCCCGGTGGTGGCCATGCTGACCACCTTCGACTCCGACGAGTACATCGTGACGGCCCTGCGGTCGGGCGCGGCCGGGTTCATCCTCAAGGACACCGAGCCGGAACAACTGGCGCAGCTCGTGAGGACGCTCGCGGCCGGCGGGGTGGTGCTGTCGCCGAAGGCGTCCCGGTCGATGCTGCACGGCCACCCCGGGCACGAGGCCGCCGACGACGACCCGGGCGTACGGCGGGTCGGTCTGCTCAGCGGACGTGAGTGCGAAGTGCTCGTGCTGGTCGCCGAGGGGCTCTCCAACGCCGACGTCGGGGCGCGGATCCACCTCAGCGCGGGCACGGTCAAGGACCACGTCAGCGCCATCCTCACCAAGCTGCGGGTGGGCAGCCGGGTCCAGGCGGCGCTGCTGGCGCAGCGGGCGGGACTGCTCGACGGGCAGGGCCAGGGCCCCGGGGAGACTCCCGGCCGAGGGCCCGGAGAAGGGCCCGGCCGGCACAGGGACGCCGAGCGGTGA
- a CDS encoding heparan-alpha-glucosaminide N-acetyltransferase domain-containing protein has translation MTQNASERTTPAGAPKAETAPAPAGDPIPAQRPTSTNHPVPAGHPAPGERSFPAERPVPAELPLPVDGPAPAGRAAQAGRLVGVDLARGLAVFGMYAAHVGPDPSVGGVTGFVMELAHGRASALFAFLAGFSIILMTGRRAPRRGREGRQAVAKVLIRAAVLLAVGTWLTSTGTPVEVILAYYGLFFVMVLPFHRLRPATLAALAAGTALTLPQLLYAVQQSVYDGTWSDTVIRYDPLARVSGTDGFVELLFSGSYPALAWIPFVLAGMAVARLDLASAAVRARLAVTGVGLAVLGYGGSWLALHLVPGVRGALAESIREEGYGSGSPLSLWWSDTAGYPSGDTTAWLWAASPHSETTLSVIGNTGVALAVLVACVAAVECLPRFRRLAAPVVAVGSMSLTAYVFHVVGIHFLGIDELPGPSLRVLLGFSAAVTVLAVVWSRFFSRGPLEHVLSGATKVARHIK, from the coding sequence ATGACGCAGAACGCCTCAGAGCGCACCACTCCCGCCGGCGCTCCGAAAGCCGAAACCGCTCCGGCACCCGCCGGCGACCCGATCCCGGCACAGCGTCCGACCTCGACCAACCATCCGGTCCCGGCAGGGCATCCGGCCCCGGGGGAGCGCTCGTTCCCGGCGGAGCGTCCGGTCCCCGCCGAGCTTCCGCTCCCGGTTGACGGCCCGGCCCCGGCGGGGCGGGCCGCGCAGGCCGGCCGGCTCGTCGGTGTCGACCTCGCCCGCGGCCTCGCCGTCTTCGGCATGTACGCGGCCCACGTCGGCCCCGACCCCTCCGTCGGCGGGGTCACCGGCTTCGTGATGGAACTGGCCCACGGCCGCGCCTCCGCCCTCTTCGCGTTCCTGGCGGGCTTCTCGATCATCCTCATGACCGGCCGCCGGGCGCCGAGGAGGGGCCGGGAGGGACGCCAGGCCGTCGCCAAGGTGCTGATCCGGGCCGCCGTCCTGCTCGCCGTCGGCACCTGGCTGACCTCCACCGGCACCCCGGTCGAGGTGATCCTGGCCTACTACGGTCTCTTCTTCGTCATGGTCCTGCCCTTCCACCGGCTGCGCCCCGCAACCCTGGCCGCCCTCGCCGCCGGCACGGCCCTGACGCTGCCCCAACTCCTCTACGCCGTCCAGCAGTCGGTCTACGACGGCACCTGGTCCGACACCGTCATCCGGTACGACCCGCTGGCCCGCGTCAGCGGCACCGACGGCTTCGTCGAGCTGCTGTTCAGCGGGAGTTACCCGGCACTGGCCTGGATCCCGTTCGTCCTCGCGGGCATGGCGGTGGCCCGCCTCGACCTCGCGTCCGCGGCGGTACGCGCCCGGCTGGCCGTCACGGGCGTCGGGCTGGCCGTGCTCGGGTACGGCGGCTCGTGGCTGGCCCTGCACCTGGTCCCCGGGGTGCGCGGCGCCCTTGCCGAGAGCATCCGGGAGGAGGGGTACGGTTCCGGCTCGCCCCTGTCCCTGTGGTGGTCGGACACGGCCGGCTACCCGAGCGGCGACACCACGGCCTGGCTCTGGGCGGCCTCCCCGCACAGCGAGACCACCCTCTCCGTCATCGGCAACACCGGTGTCGCCCTCGCCGTGCTCGTCGCCTGTGTCGCCGCGGTCGAGTGCCTGCCCCGCTTCCGCCGCCTCGCGGCTCCGGTCGTCGCGGTCGGCTCGATGTCCCTGACGGCGTACGTCTTCCACGTCGTGGGCATCCACTTCCTCGGCATCGACGAACTCCCCGGCCCCTCGCTGCGCGTCCTGCTCGGCTTCAGCGCGGCCGTCACGGTCCTGGCCGTCGTCTGGTCGCGCTTCTTCAGCCGGGGCCCGCTCGAACACGTGCTGAGCGGCGCCACCAAGGTCGCGCGGCACATCAAGTAA
- a CDS encoding Tat pathway signal sequence domain protein, producing the protein MRRTVLSVLALACTAVLAGAVPAFADGTSPTPATTAAPSTAPSPGEPTTAPTPEASVPASAEPTRAPSDGEVSVVPSGAPNTGEAASESGSATGLIGGGAAAVLVAGGAAVYLVRRRQANEA; encoded by the coding sequence ATGCGCCGAACTGTCCTCAGCGTCCTGGCACTTGCCTGCACCGCCGTGCTGGCCGGCGCGGTGCCCGCGTTCGCCGACGGGACGTCTCCCACCCCCGCCACCACCGCCGCGCCGAGCACCGCGCCGAGCCCCGGCGAACCGACCACGGCCCCCACCCCGGAGGCGTCCGTGCCCGCGAGCGCCGAACCGACCAGGGCGCCGTCCGACGGTGAGGTCTCCGTCGTACCGAGCGGAGCGCCCAATACCGGTGAGGCGGCCTCGGAGTCCGGCAGTGCCACCGGGCTGATCGGCGGGGGCGCCGCCGCGGTCCTCGTGGCCGGCGGCGCGGCCGTCTACCTCGTGCGCCGCCGACAGGCGAACGAGGCGTGA
- a CDS encoding class F sortase: MTTLSRRAFVTAAMASLLVGCAGGEGVRESEGTGGTGRESEPPPSRPSGKTVRALARSVPVGLRIPAIEVDTPVMRLGLAPDGSAQVPPIEADDRAGWYRHSPTPGQVGPSVILGHATVGDFGDGVFRRLGQLRRGDRIVTRLENGRSAEFTVTGVRTVAQAEFPTDDVYGDVGRPELRLITCGGPRTGDGYRDSVIVFAALNPAGP; encoded by the coding sequence GTGACCACGCTCTCCAGGCGCGCCTTCGTCACCGCGGCGATGGCCTCCCTGCTCGTGGGCTGCGCGGGAGGAGAAGGCGTCAGGGAGTCCGAAGGGACCGGGGGCACCGGCCGCGAGAGCGAGCCACCGCCTTCGCGGCCCTCCGGGAAGACCGTGCGGGCCCTCGCGCGTTCGGTCCCGGTCGGGCTGCGCATTCCGGCCATCGAGGTCGACACCCCGGTCATGCGGCTGGGGCTGGCCCCCGACGGCAGCGCGCAGGTGCCCCCGATCGAGGCCGACGACCGGGCGGGCTGGTACCGGCACTCGCCGACGCCCGGCCAGGTCGGTCCGTCCGTGATCCTCGGCCACGCCACGGTCGGAGACTTCGGGGACGGTGTCTTCAGGCGTCTCGGGCAACTGCGGCGGGGCGACCGGATCGTGACGCGCCTGGAGAACGGCAGGTCGGCGGAGTTCACCGTCACCGGCGTACGGACGGTCGCCCAGGCCGAGTTCCCGACGGACGACGTCTACGGGGACGTGGGCCGTCCTGAGCTACGGCTCATCACGTGCGGCGGCCCCCGCACCGGCGACGGGTACCGCGACAGCGTGATCGTCTTCGCCGCGCTGAACCCGGCGGGTCCCTGA
- a CDS encoding RNA polymerase sigma factor, with the protein MKRSREEAASELFAALYPRLAGWCRRLVDDDETAHEVASEAFTRLWARWTSVAEPRGFLYVTAANLVRDHWRKMERERKAMRRATAEAAVRPEAEQADPSVRLLVQSLPERLRVPILLHYYADMPIREVSVLTGRKEGTIKADLHAARELLRAHLRRSVDHTL; encoded by the coding sequence TTGAAACGGTCCCGCGAGGAGGCAGCGTCCGAGCTGTTCGCCGCCCTCTACCCGCGCCTGGCCGGCTGGTGCCGCCGCCTGGTCGACGACGACGAGACGGCGCACGAGGTCGCCTCGGAGGCGTTCACCCGGCTCTGGGCCCGCTGGACGTCCGTGGCGGAGCCCCGCGGGTTCCTCTACGTCACTGCGGCCAACCTCGTCCGGGACCACTGGCGCAAAATGGAGCGCGAACGCAAAGCGATGCGCCGTGCGACGGCCGAGGCCGCCGTCCGGCCGGAGGCCGAACAGGCCGACCCGTCGGTGCGCCTGCTCGTGCAGTCGCTGCCGGAGCGACTGCGCGTGCCGATCCTGCTGCACTACTACGCCGACATGCCGATCCGGGAGGTGTCCGTGCTGACCGGGCGCAAGGAAGGAACCATCAAGGCCGACCTCCACGCGGCCCGCGAACTGCTCCGCGCCCATCTGAGGAGAAGCGTTGATCACACACTCTGA
- a CDS encoding helix-turn-helix domain-containing protein, which translates to MSRRNAEGGSAATTAAVFGEVLKHFREAADLTQEGLARQIPCDRSHVARVEAGTRVPQDTFAKSCDELLDTGGVLARLWSRIDWYPQVEHPDWFRRRAEMDGVAVALRAYHERVVPGLLQTEDYARALFSSRITNAEEVEERVRARLSRQQRFLEADGPYYAVVLDESCLRNAMGTPAVMRDQCAHLLRVARNPNIHVQVAPADLFGLDRPSGTMSLITLPDGHQWDYSEALDRGHFNDDPAVYARLSHTYDVLRADAPSARESAALISDAMERFEDHGQVRAERGDLDQEQLQRCKRRRLHRSGPRIPRLRPRA; encoded by the coding sequence GTGAGCCGACGTAATGCCGAGGGGGGTTCGGCGGCCACGACCGCCGCGGTGTTCGGGGAGGTGCTCAAGCACTTCCGCGAGGCGGCCGACCTCACGCAGGAGGGACTGGCCCGCCAGATCCCGTGCGACCGCTCGCACGTGGCCCGGGTGGAGGCAGGAACCCGGGTCCCGCAGGACACGTTCGCGAAGTCCTGCGACGAACTGCTGGACACGGGCGGGGTGCTGGCGAGGCTGTGGAGTCGCATCGACTGGTACCCGCAGGTGGAACACCCGGACTGGTTCAGGCGGCGGGCCGAGATGGACGGGGTGGCGGTGGCGCTGCGGGCGTATCACGAGCGGGTCGTGCCGGGTCTGCTGCAGACCGAGGACTATGCACGGGCGCTGTTCAGCAGCCGAATCACGAACGCCGAAGAGGTGGAGGAGCGGGTCCGGGCCCGACTGAGTCGACAGCAGCGCTTCTTGGAAGCCGACGGTCCGTACTACGCCGTTGTGTTGGACGAGAGCTGTCTCCGTAACGCGATGGGGACACCCGCTGTCATGCGTGACCAGTGTGCGCACCTTCTGCGCGTCGCACGGAACCCGAACATCCATGTTCAGGTCGCCCCGGCCGACTTGTTCGGACTCGACCGTCCCAGCGGGACCATGTCGCTGATCACACTGCCGGACGGGCATCAATGGGACTACTCGGAGGCCCTGGACCGTGGTCATTTCAACGACGATCCGGCCGTCTACGCGCGCCTCAGCCATACCTATGATGTGCTCAGGGCGGACGCTCCGTCAGCTCGCGAATCCGCCGCTCTGATCAGCGACGCGATGGAGAGGTTCGAAGATCATGGACAAGTACGAGCTGAGCGCGGCGACTTGGACCAAGAGCAGCTACAGCGATGCAAACGGCGGAGACTGCATCGAAGTGGCCCCCGGATTCCCCGACTTCGTCCCCGTGCGTGA
- a CDS encoding DUF397 domain-containing protein: MAPGFPDFVPVRDSKTPEGPTLLIRRSAWSAFVSAVR, from the coding sequence GTGGCCCCCGGATTCCCCGACTTCGTCCCCGTGCGTGACAGCAAGACCCCAGAAGGCCCCACCCTGCTGATCAGGCGGAGCGCCTGGTCGGCGTTCGTGTCGGCCGTGCGCTGA